CCCACGTAGCAACCACAGCAAGTCATGCGGCATCAAATGATGATTGAAATTGAAGACAATTTGGTCTGTTTTTCGCTGCCGTCAAAATAGGAATAGGAAGGGGAAAAAACCATTGCCTTTTGCACATTGAGCCAATTCATTCATGGGCAGCATGTGATCCATTTGAAGACAGAGCATGCAAGAGATGAAATACGGGtaaatggagagagagagagagagagagagagagagagagagagagaggaaccaAGCAAACCacgagagaagaaaaaacaaaaacaaaaaactcttGTGGTTATGCTGGTTTAACTCAAGAGTATATActgttattttttgaattgaatCCAAGGGAAGGGTTCGTCTGTAGAAAAAAACCACCACTAATCCACAAAAGGGTTTGAATAAGCAACTTCCGTCTACGCTAACTAAAATCATGAAGATGATCGAGACAAAGAAGCTCACATTTGAAGTGATCTTTTTGACTGAACAATCTGTGAATTTCCGGTGTCCCTTTGTTAAAGGAGAGGCACTCAGTTCTCTTATTTGAGATAGGGATATTTCTCAGCTTGTGATTGAGTCTGACTTTGTCTATTTGTTCTCCTTATGCCAAGGGTGATTCTATGGACACCCAATCATTGTCTAAAGACTTCTATGCAATTGGGCTACAATGGAAAGAAGTATGGCAGCATTTctgatcaaagaaaaaaattatattgcaGCAGATGGCTTACCTTGGTCTGGGTTTGCACCTAGGCCTGCATGTGCTGGCCACCCCCAACCGTTTTTAGTTGATGTGCTAGCAGATGAATAGCCTGGCATTATGAAAATAGTACTGCATCCTCAGCAGAGACACTTCTCAAACAACCCATCTTTCTGGGATTACTGTCACAAATTTCATTCTTAATCTCAAGTGTAAAATTACATGCCATACTTATCAGAAATCGGAATATTACATCATCTTCGCTGATCCCTTTTGAAGAATCATAGTGTACAACTCattcaaatgaaaacattACACCCATTTCCATTTATCAAATAATCAATGTATCCCTTTTATACTAATATCATGGAGCATGGTTCAAGAATCTCTGCTAGCCCTACCATTCAAGCAACATTGAGATAGCAAGAATCAGAGAGCATTTTATATCCCTACTTAATGTACTTCAACCAGACCATAGAACAGTAGGATTATGTTACTGTTACTTTGCTCCCATTAGCTCGAAATGACTCCTTTGTTATCCCACAGTAGACTGGTTCACTGCCTAAAAAGGTGATGAAATTCCAGCCAAAAGCTGAACCTCCAACAACATATGTCCCTTGAATTTGACCATCTTCAGCCTTCTCGCTGGATATACCTGACGgaaatttattttctgatgGTTTTCCAGAAGCTCTAGTATCTTGGGACTTTTCACTTGATAAAGGCTGGCCTTCCGGCACATTCTTACATCTTGCTGTGGAAACTGCTTCTGCTGTCATCTGTTTGTATAGTTCCATCAGAAGCTTCACTTCTGCAATTTGCAACATACAGGGTTGAAAATACATCTCATAATCAATCCATAAAAAGTTACTTTCTACTTGCCCATCATATGACAAGTAATAAGCAATGTCTCTCATGCAATTGGCTCCGTCATTGAAAACCTTGGATCCTAAATTGTTCCCAATGggattaaaaaacaaaaactacaaaaaTGGAGCACAAGCATACATGAAGCtcaagaaattcaaaactCAGGATAAAACCATGGGTGAATTTAAGAGACGAGCAAGACAGATGTCTCCTCACAAAGGAGGCCAAAGTCCATCTGAATATTACGCTAACGATATCCTAGAATTTGGTGGCCAACAAGGAAAATAAGGCAAACTACGTTTCAAGGATGAAACTCTACATTTTCATCAACACGAAGAATTAATAAATCAAGTTAGGGCGCGAATGGAAGTTGGACACAATAAATCAGGTCAGCTTTCTCATACAAATCAAAGGATACCTATGTGTCACTGTGttaaaatgacaaataaaataaaatcttcatGTGCTTACGTTCTTGGATGTCATTGGCCGCCTTGCATAATCGAAAGTCAGGGGTCCGGAGAACCTTCAAGAtaacaaaagacaaaaagttaGCCCTCCTTACTTCACATAATGTAGCAAACAAAAGAAGCAGTTCAAAACATTAGGATGTAGAGCTATTAATTGAGAGTGATTACATCCACAACTTTGATAGACCAACAATTTAAGAACCAAGCTAACACCCAATGGCCTATCCCCAGCAGTCTCTACAGAACCTAATGTACTTTACAGCAGCCATGATCTCCTAATTCTACCCATGGCATATAGACTACATAACATGCATGACGCATTATACTTCATCTGAGCCTAAAACAATCAAGCACAAACAGAAATGGTAGCAAATAGACCCTACTTTTGAGAGTTTCACTTAACGCAAACTAACAACACCTCAATTCACTTGAACCTTAAATTTCTTGTCTTCATCCTTCACTTTATATTAAATGTCCTGtgcaaccaaaaaattaaaagagagacAGACcctctaaaataaaaacaaaatcaaaagcagCAATCATTGGTACATGTTTACCAAGTAAAGTCATTTCCATCAAAATCACTATTTAGACCAACTTTCCTATGAAAGCTGCTAAGGGcaccccaaaaaacaaaagtacaaGGGCGCAGAATGACAAAGATTATACATTTGATTTCacccacacaaaaaaattattaaagattatccatttttaaatttttaaaagaaaaaggaaagagacggaacaataaaaagaaataaatcatTAGAAATGCTCAAGAAAGCAAATTGTGAACCCAAACAAGCCCGAATAATGTACCTCAAATCAAAATGTAACCAAGTTAAAAgacaaattcaataaaaagaaaacccagatCACATAAATTCTCCAAATTTACAACAAATTCAGACCAAGATACAAACTTTGACAAATGGGTCTGAAATGTACCTCAAGAAAATGAGGGCGAATCTCCTTGAGGACGGCGCGAACCTTGAAGTAGCTGGAGTTGGAGATATGGGCATCATTGTCAAGGGGTCTCTTCTTGGTCTtgggaggaagagaaggggGGGGAGGCTGTGGAGCAAGAGCTTCTTCAGAGTTTGGGGGGTTCGCGATTTGCGTGACTGTGGGCTGGGCTGGGTTGGGATCTTCCATTGATGAAGAGCTGAGAGGAACTATTGGCTTTCTGTGaccaaataaaggaaaaaagagaggaactTTTGGCTTCTAGATTTGCAGGAAGAGAAATATTTGCGGTGCGTTTGGCTGTCAGTGTAAGCTTAACTTGTTAAACATAAGAGACCCAGATGGTCAAGAAGTAATAACTGCAGCAGAGCAGTCTCTTGGGACTATGTGTAATAAACTGCAAACCAAAGGGTAGTTTCTGATATTATATAAAACCCATTTTCTTCCGAGGCCGCCTTCTACTTTCTTTTCTCCCttccaaaattgaaaaacctCTGTCTCTAAAACCAAATATCAAAGTCTGTAACTTtaaacccttttttctttcagagAATCCAAGTGAAAGCAAAACTACCACGATGAACTCACAAACTGATAAGCTGGTGAGGAGGACAACTATGGTGGCCACCGCTACTGCTGCCTATTTCCTCTTGACTGCTGATTATGGCTCTGAGCCCAATGCTCTCGACCCTGTATGTTCTTTTTCCTTCCCGTGATTTCTTTTTCCCAAAATTACTATTGAATCTTGTTGAGAAATGGTAGGGGGAAAACGAAAAACTAGTCTTGGTGTTacaattttctctttctttgttttgcagCTAATTAAATTATGAGATGTATGATATGCCCTTTTAGTTCACAATGTTTGCGGTCTTTCGATTTTGGGGGTTGATCTGTAGTTGCTAGTTGTGGACTAAACTTGGGTTTTATAATTGGGCTAGTTGGGCATCTTGTTTTTGCTTTGCATCgattttgcttttgttgctGTTTAATATGCTGCTTGTTTAGTCACTACCCTATAGCAAAAACGTTTTATTTATATGGCAATATGCTTAACATGGTTAGGTCCTATGAAAGCTAGACCAAAGATTGGGTTTCATATGTGTCTTGGTATTTGATTATCTACATCTGGTTGTTCATGACCAGAAATAACCAAAGAAACTTTTCTATCATCTAGATTTGACAGTTCATGATGAAGAGGTAGAAAAATATGATGTGGGAGTGCTCTTAGGCTGGCCTTGTTTTCGGAACATTGAGTAGGGTACTAAAGAAGGACTTGTTCATGAAATTAGAACTTAGAACTATACGATGTTCAAATGgaatagtgaaaaatttgcgGTGTTACATATAGGTGCAGTCATTAAAAGAGGCACCTCTTAGTGAGAATATTAGAGAAGGGCCAACTTCTCTAGGATATCATTAGAGACTAAGAGAGAACAAACGACAGCAAGAATGTGTTATTTTGACAAAGACGGTTTGACCATAAGCATCCCGGGACAATGGCTTTCAGGGCTgcaaaaaattgttttgtatTGATATTTATACAAGTTATATATCATCTGTCACACATAATGGAAGTTTGTTGCTTCTGTAAGGATAGCATATCGGCCTTTGAAAGTGTAGTGTGATGAGACTCCACTTACAAAAGATTACGGCTGAGATTAGTGATGAGGTATTAGGTAGTTAAAGACTAGATTGTTTAATGTAAagcatgttttttctttccacaTAAGGCAGGATGccttttgtaatttaattgaatCAATGGTTGTGAAAAGCTGAGATTCTTTCCTTTGTTCATGTTCTTTTTTACTGTCTTAGAAAACTTTCAATTTGTTAGTAGGTTCCCAATTGGCGATTGTCATAGGTTCTTTTGGTAAATATCGGTTTTGTTAATACTTGGTGTACGGTAACTGTTTCAAATACTAATTGCACGAAGTTGTGATGGCAGGTTAAGAGGGCGATACAGTCTGCTGAAAGTTCTGTGAAAGACTTCATCTTTGGAGCAAAGAGGCAAcctgaaaaagaaattgaaaagctGGCCCCTAACAGTGCCAAGGAACATCCTTAGTTTAGTAGGCAGTTAACAATGTATAGAAAGATAATCGTTTTGAGAATGATTCTACTGTTCTTGTAAGTTGTATCCGGTGATATATTTGGACCCTGTGTTCCTTTTGGCAGAAGATATTTCATGTTTTGTCGCATGTATGATCTTCTTGCAGCTGAGATAAAACCTAACTCAGTATGGATATGATTCTTGGGTCACCTGAAGCTCAAATGCCCCTCATCTTGACAATATGCACAGTGCTTTAAAATTTAAGAAgctgacaaaaagaaaacaagaactgagataaaaaaaggattaataaatatgatttttatgTAAGTGATAGGTAATGCTGTGGCAATGTGTTGGATGGTGTTGAGGTTGTTC
Above is a window of Prunus persica cultivar Lovell chromosome G2, Prunus_persica_NCBIv2, whole genome shotgun sequence DNA encoding:
- the LOC18786821 gene encoding uncharacterized protein LOC18786821 — its product is MEDPNPAQPTVTQIANPPNSEEALAPQPPPPSLPPKTKKRPLDNDAHISNSSYFKVRAVLKEIRPHFLEVLRTPDFRLCKAANDIQEQVKLLMELYKQMTAEAVSTARCKNVPEGQPLSSEKSQDTRASGKPSENKFPSGISSEKAEDGQIQGTYVVGGSAFGWNFITFLGSEPVYCGITKESFRANGSKVTVT
- the LOC109947561 gene encoding uncharacterized protein LOC109947561 codes for the protein MNSQTDKLVRRTTMVATATAAYFLLTADYGSEPNALDPVKRAIQSAESSVKDFIFGAKRQPEKEIEKLAPNSAKEHP